The DNA sequence AATCAATAGGAATGGTGTCATATTAATACAAATGCTATAATACTAAAGTATGCTAATTTTGAGAGGTGCCAGTTGTGGAAAATAATATTATTACAATTTACGGTGAAGTACCTGAGCTAATTGATAAAAAGACAAATGAGCTTACACAACAATATTTGCAAACAGATAAAGATGACTTTAACTTTGCAAGTTTTAATTTAAACGAAACAGAAATCAGTGTATGTATTGAAGAAGCAATGACTTTACCTTTTTTCTCAGATGAAAAAGCAGTTGTGATTAAAAATGCTTATGTATTTACTGGTGAAAAGGGCAGTAAAGATGTAACGCACAATCTAGAGCAGCTGCAAGAATTTATTGAAAAGTTCGATGGACCCTCACTTGTAATATTTGAAGTATATAACCAAAAATTAGACGAGCGTAAGAAGCTTGTGAAAACTTTAAAAAAACATTCAAAGCTGATTAAAATAGAGCAAATGTCTGAAGAAGAATTGAAAAATTGGATTAAAACATCCTTGAATGAACAATATAAAGACATTAAGCAAGATGCGTTAAACCTTTTTATTGATTTAACAGGTATTAATTTCAATTTGGTAAAGCAAGAGTTGGATAAAATCATTTTATATTTAGGGGATCGA is a window from the Staphylococcus sp. IVB6181 genome containing:
- the holA gene encoding DNA polymerase III subunit delta, encoding MENNIITIYGEVPELIDKKTNELTQQYLQTDKDDFNFASFNLNETEISVCIEEAMTLPFFSDEKAVVIKNAYVFTGEKGSKDVTHNLEQLQEFIEKFDGPSLVIFEVYNQKLDERKKLVKTLKKHSKLIKIEQMSEEELKNWIKTSLNEQYKDIKQDALNLFIDLTGINFNLVKQELDKIILYLGDRPTITKQDVETIVNRSLEQNVFLLTDYIQQGKKPEAVNLVNDLITMKEEPIKLLALIASNFRLYYQCKILAKKGYSQQQIAKTVSVHPFRVKLALRASRQYDLRHLMQIMNACAETDYKLKSSYMDKQLILELFILSI